From Triticum urartu cultivar G1812 chromosome 2, Tu2.1, whole genome shotgun sequence, a single genomic window includes:
- the LOC125535115 gene encoding actin-related protein 9 isoform X1, which translates to MDYLKTVVPSQLLAERGSNLVVINPGSMNVRMGFASQDVPFNIPHCIARHKNDAPKLSVRDQRLNCRAGSTHNAERERAYDIIASMLKIPFLGEVSPSENQPLPPKMGRLDGLSSQQNKDDSILTWTDVMDKSIKASTSIERSVNSDADEDPSQSTSDDGNKSNSEESKYKEMIFGEDALKIPPSAPYCLGRPIRRGHFNISQNYSLHQVLEDLRTIWNWMLTEKLHINPKDRHLYSAILVLGETFDNREMKEMLSIVLCDLGFSTAVVHQEALAAAFGNGLSTACVVNIGAQVTQVVCVEDGVALPHTALALPYGGDDISRCLLWVQQRHRTWPNFKTDPMKKPIDMLMLNKIKEGYSQIRSGSYDAVSVVHSYEHEKSVGHQKTRLSALSVPPMGLLYPRLLIPEEFPPPPRPWFQDCDDMLEDTWQTNDGLSGNGGLGAWDSYQMLPTRVKKFDNIGLVEAIVSSVLSTGRVDLQRKLFCSIQLVGGAASTTGLAPVLEQRVLNTIPSNQPVEKVEVLQSRRNPLFIPWKGGVILGVLDTTRDAWIHREDWIKNGIHVGSGRKYKDSYFLQSQLMCYYNS; encoded by the exons ATG GATTACCTCAAGACGGTGGTGCCGTCGCAGCTCCTGGCCGAGCGCGGCTCCAACCTCGTCGTCATCAACCCAG GCTCTATGAATGTGCGCATGGGGTTCGCTAGTCAGGACGTGCCGTTCAATATACCGCACTGCATTGCCCGGCACAAGAACGATGCGCCGAAGCTGTCGGTGCGAGACCAG AGGCTCAACTGTCGTGCTGGGTCAACGCACAATGCAGAGCGGGAGAGGGCGTATGATATT ATCGCTTCAATGCTCAAAATCCCATTTTTGGGTGAAGTATCTCCTTCAGAGAACCAGCCATTACCTCCTAAG ATGGGACGTCTTGATGGTCTTTCTTCACAGCAAAACAAAGATGATAGTATACTCACATGGACAGATGTGATGGACAAAAGCATCAAGGCATCCACGTCAATTG AAAGGTCAGTAAACAGTGACGCCGATGAAGATCCTTCACAAAGCACATCTGATGATGGTAACAAGTCCAACTCCGAAGAAAGCAAGTATAAGGAAATGATATTTGGAGAGGATGCTTTGAAAATCCCTCCTTCTGCACCATACTGTTTGGGTCGCCCGATCAGGAGAGGCCATTTTAATATTTCTCAGAATTATTCGTTACATCAG GTTTTAGAAGATTTGCGCACTATTTGGAACTGGATGCTGACAGAGAAGTTGCATATCAACCCAAAGGACAGACATCTATATTCTGCAATTCTTGTTCTTGGGGAAACATTTGACAACCGAG AAATGAAAGAAATGCTGTCCATTGTACTTTGCGATTTGGGGTTTAGCACGGCAGTGGTACATCAG GAAGCTCTAGCTGCGGCATTTGGGAATGGTTTGTCGACAGCTTGTGTGGTCAACATTGGTGCTCAAGTTACACAAGTAGTTTGTGTTGAG GATGGAGTAGCTTTGCCCCACACAGCTTTGGCACTTCCATATGGTGGAGAT gACATATCCAGATGCCTACTTTGGGTTCAACAACGTCATCGCACATGGCCAAACTTTAAAACCGATCCCATGAAGAAGCCTATAGATATGCTAATGCTCAACAAGATAAAAGAGGGATATAGCCAGATAAGG AGCGGAAGTTATGATGCTGTTTCTGTTGTTCATTCATATGAGCATGAAAAGTCTGTTGGGCATCAGAAGACAAGGCTGTCAGCTCTCAGC GTTCCTCCTATGGGGCTTCTTTATCCTCGGCTTCTCATTCCAGAAGAGTTCCCTCCACCTCCCCGACCTTG GTTCCAAGATTGTGATGACATGCTGGAAGATACATGGCAAACAAACGACGGTCTTTCTGGAAATGGTGGGCTTGGTGCATGGGACAGTTATCAAATGCTTCCCACTAGAGTAAAGAAGTTCGATAATATCGGCCTCGTAGAAGCCATTGTCAGCAGTGTTCTTTCAACAG GACGTGTTGACCTCCAAAGGAAGCTATTCTGTAGTATTCAGCTG GTTGGTGGTGCAGCTTCAACAACAGGTCTTGCACCAGTTCTCGAACAAAG GGTTCTTAATACTATTCCATCAAATCAACCCGTTGAGAAGGTTGAG GTATTACAGTCAAGGAGGAATCCATTGTTTATCCCATGGAAAGGTGGAGTG ATTTTGGGCGTCCTTGATACTACCCGTGATGCTTGGATCCATAGAGAAGATTGGATTAAAAATGGCATTCACGTTGGGAGTGGCAGAAAATATAAGGATTCCTATTTTCTTCAGTCGCAGCTGATGTGTTACTACAATTCATAA
- the LOC125535118 gene encoding 1-aminocyclopropane-1-carboxylate oxidase homolog 1-like: protein MSAAYDRAAELRALDETLAGVRGLVANGVTRVPRIFRVPDDVDVHEALQEPTGGRQEPAAIPVIDLGCGDHAAVVAAVGRAAAEWGFFQVTGHGVPPEVGSSALDAARAFHESAGGEGTDKARLYTRDPARAVKYNCNFDLHESKVANWRDTLYLRVEPHPPGAGDMPESCRRDVLFDYAEHVRNLRDTLFALLSEALGLHPNHLADMGCNHGQMILCHYYPPCPEPSLAIGTTRHSDSGFLTVLLQDAVGGLQVLHENRWVDVTPTPAAFIINVGDLLQMVSNDRFRSVEHRVIAKNDAPRVSIACFPSNPSSEKVYGPIKELLSEKNPSLYRETLARDYVAHYYSIGLGPKMAINDFRL from the exons ATGTCGGCCGCCTACGACCGCGCGGCCGAGCTCCGCGCGCTGGACGAGACCCTCGCCGGCGTGCGCGGCCTCGTTGCCAACGGCGTCACCCGCGTCCCCCGCATCTTTCGCGTCCCTGACGACGTCGACGTCCATGAAGCGCTGCAGGAGCCCACCGGCGGCCGGCAAGAACCTGCAGCCATCCCGGTGATCGACCTCGGCTGCGGCGACCACGCGGCCGTGGTGGCGGCCGTGGGCCGAGCCGCGGCGGAGTGGGGGTTCTTCCAGGTGACGGGCCACGGCGTGCCTCCTGAGGTCGGCTCCTCGGCGTTGGATGCGGCCCGGGCGTTCCACGAGTCCGCCGGCGGCGAGGGCACCGACAAGGCGCGGCTCTACACCCGCGACCCGGCCAGGGCCGTCAAGTACAACTGCAACTTCGACCTGCACGAGTCCAAGGTGGCCAACTGGCGCGACACCCTGTACCTCCGCGTCGAGCCCCACCCTCCCGGCGCCGGCGACATGCCGGAGTCCTGCCGCCG TGACGTGTTGTTTGACTACGCCGAGCACGTGAGGAACCTACGGGACACACTCTTTGCCCTGCTGTCCGAAGCACTTGGCCTCCACCCCAACCACCTAGCCGACATGGGTTGCAACCATGGCCAGATGATACTCTGCCACTACTACCCTCCATGCCCCGAGCCCTCACTAGCCATCGGCACCACCCGCCACTCCGACTCCGGCTTCCTCACGGTTCTGCTCCAGGACGCCGTCGGGGGGCTCCAGGTCCTCCACGAGAACCGGTGGGTCGACGTCACGCCAACACCGGCGGCGTTCATCATCAATGTGGGCGATCTCTTACAG ATGGTCTCGAATGACAGGTTTAGGAGCGTGGAGCACAGAGTCATTGCGAAGAACGATGCACCGAGGGTCTCGATCGCATGTTTCCCAAGCAATCCAAGTTCGGAGAAGGTATATGGCCCCATCAAGGAGCTGCTGTCGGAGAAGAACCCGTCGTTGTACAGGGAGACACTCGCTAGGGATTACGTCGCGCACTATTACTCTATCGGATTGGGTCCCAAGATGGCCATCAATGATTTTCGTCTATGA
- the LOC125535114 gene encoding syn-copalyl diphosphate synthase-like, producing the protein MLTFTTAVRHVPVLGQPTTEPWRRHSLHLNSRRRQCGLVLASKSPSYPEVEVGELDVDDNRRHMDEPSEMQQMIDAIRTTMELLGDGETTTNMSAYDTALVALVKNLEGGDGPQFPSCIDWIVQNQLPDGSWGDPAFFMVQDRMISTLACVVALKSWKIDNANLCDRGVSFIQENMSRLVEDEQDWMPSGFEINFPALLDRAKDLNLDIPYNHPVLEEIYTKRNLKLSKIPLELLHATPTTLLFSLEGMADLQLDWEKLLKLRCPDGSFHSSPASTAAALSQTGDKECLAFLERLVNKFDGGVPCTHAMDIFEQLWVVDRLMRLGISRHFTSEIEQCMDYIYRRWTRKGLAHNAHCPTTDIDDTAMGFRLLRQHGYDVTPSVFKHFEKDGKFVCFPMETNHSSVTPMHNTYRASHFMFPGDDDVLARAGNYCQSFLQERQASNKLYDKWIIAKDLPGEVEYTLNFPWQASLPRIETRMYLDQYGGSTDVWIGKVLYRMKLVSNDLYLKMAKADFKEYQRLSRLEWNGLRKWYFRNHLQRYGGTPKSALTAYFLASANIFEPGRAAERLGWARMAVLAGAVTSHFRHTGGPKGSTENLEDLIDLVSFDDASGALHEAWKQWLMAWTAKESRGSIEGDTALLLVRTVEICSGRHVTAEQNLNLWDYSQLEQLTSSICRKLATIVLAQNGVNMENTEDLHRQVNLEMQELSWHVHQGCHGINIETRRTFLNVVKSFYYSAHCSHETVDSHIAKVIFQDVI; encoded by the exons ATGCTTACGTTTACCACTGCAGTCCGGCATGTTCCGGTGCTCGGCCAGCCGACAACCGAGCCATGGCGACGACATTCCCTGCACCTAAACTCTCGGCGTCGACAATGTG GGTTGGTGCTAGCTAGCAAATCCCCATCATATCCGGAGGTAGAAGTGGGTGAATTGGATGTTGATGACAACAGACGACACATG GATGAACCCAGCGAGATGCAACAGATGATCGATGCCATAAGAACGACGATGGAGTTATTGGGTGATGGTGAAACGACGACGAATATGTCTGCCTATGACACGGCGTTGGTCGCCCTTGTCAAGAACCTTGAGGGAGGCGATGGACCGCAATTCCCCTCATGCATCGACTGGATTGTTCAAAATCAACTACCGGATGGTTCATGGGGTGACCCTGCTTTCTTTATGGTCCAAGATCGGATGATCAGCACCCTGGCATGTGTGGTGGCACTGAAATCCTGGAAAATTGACAACGCCAACTTGTGTGATAGAG GTGTGTCATTTATCCAAGAAAATATGAGCAGGTTGGTAGAAGACGAACAGGACTGGATGCCATCTGGCTTCGAGATTAACTTCCCAGCACTCCTAGACAGGGCCAAGGACCTGAATTTGGACATCCCTTATAATCACCCCGTTTTGGAGGAGATATATACCAAGAGAAATCTAAAGCTCTCAAA GATCCCTCTCGAACTACTACATGCCACACCAACCACCCTACTTTTCAGCTTGGAGGGAATGGCAGACTTGCAGTTGGACTGGGAAAAGCTCCTCAAGTTGCGGTGTCCGGACGGCTCCTTCCACTCCTCGCCTGCTTCCACAGCTGCTGCCCTCAGTCAGACTGGTGACAAGGAATGCCTTGCGTTTCTGGAGAGGCTCGTCAATAAGTTCGATGGGGGAG TACCATGTACCCACGCGATGGATATTTTTGAGCAGTTATGGGTGGTCGATCGGCTGATGCGTCTGGGGATATCAAGGCACTTCACAAGTGAAATCGAGCAGTGCATGGATTATATTTACAG GCGCTGGACTCGAAAGGGACTGGCTCATAACGCGCACTGCCCAACCACGGATATTGATGACACAGCCATGGGTTTCCGTCTCCTCCGTCAGCATGGCTATGATGTCACTCCAT CCGTGTTTAAGCACTTTGAGAAGGACGGCAAGTTTGTATGCTTCCCCATGGAGACCAACCACTCATCTGTCACCCCAATGCACAACACTTATCGTGCATCTCACTTTATGTTCCCCGGTGACGACGACGTCCTAGCACGGGCTGGGAACTATTGCCAGTCATTCCTCCAAGAGAGACAAGCCTCCAACAAACTGTACGACAAGTGGATCATCGCCAAGGACCTGCCGGGTGAG GTTGAGTACACACTGAACTTCCCCTGGCAAGCAAGTTTGCCTCGAATTGAAACAAGGATGTATCTGGATCAGTATGGAGGCAGCACCGATGTTTGGATAGGCAAGGTCCTCTACAG AATGAAACTTGTGAGCAATGACCTGTACCTTAAAATGGCAAAAGCTGATTTCAAAGAATATCAAAGACTCTCCCGACTTGAGTGGAATGGCCTCAGAAA GTGGTATTTCAGGAACCATCTACAGAGGTATGGTGGCACTCCAAAGAGTGCGCTCACGGCTTACTTCCTAGCTTCAGCAAACATCTTCGAACCTGGCCGAGCAGCAGAGCGTCTAGGATGGGCTCGCATGGCAGTGCTTGCCGGGGCGGTGACCTCTCACTTTCGACACACTGG GGGACCAAAAGGCTCAACAGAGAATCTTGAAGACCTTATTGACCTTGTCTCGTTTGACGACGCTTCTGGTGCTCTTCATGAAGCT TGGAAGCAGTGGCTCATGGCATGGACGGCAAAGGAGAGCCGTGGATCCATTGAAGGGGATACAGCACTGTTGTTGGTTCGCACAGTCGAGATCTGCTCAGGAAGGCATGTTACGGCCGAGCAAAACCTCAACCTTTGGGATTATTCCCAGCTGGAGCAGCTCACCTCTTCCATCTGCCGCAAGCTTGCCACAATAGTTCTTGCTCAG AATGGGGTAAATATGGAAAACACAGAGGACTTACACCGGCAAGTGAACTTGGAGATGCAAGAACTATCTTGGCATGTTCATCAGGGTTGCCATGGCATCAACATAGAGACCAGGAGGACATTTCTCAACGTGGTGAAAAGCTTCTATTATTCGGCTCATTGCTCACATGAAACAGTTGATAGCCACATCGCAAAGGTCATATTCCAGGATGTCATTTAG
- the LOC125535115 gene encoding actin-related protein 9 isoform X2 yields MGFVSFVGRVLFASVFLLSAYQEFSEFGTDGGPAAKSLKPKFNLFVKQVSAGIGMAVPHIDIKSVIAFTMFLKAFGGLLFIISSSFGALVLHLTVECFNTNLPERFQIWCQLVYLAFITPVVYDFYNYEMESQQFVKLFTMFSQVCYTKSRSAKSFTFFDHELSRFCSQDYLKTVVPSQLLAERGSNLVVINPGSMNVRMGFASQDVPFNIPHCIARHKNDAPKLSVRDQIASMLKIPFLGEVSPSENQPLPPKMGRLDGLSSQQNKDDSILTWTDVMDKSIKASTSIERSVNSDADEDPSQSTSDDGNKSNSEESKYKEMIFGEDALKIPPSAPYCLGRPIRRGHFNISQNYSLHQVLEDLRTIWNWMLTEKLHINPKDRHLYSAILVLGETFDNREMKEMLSIVLCDLGFSTAVVHQEALAAAFGNGLSTACVVNIGAQVTQVVCVEDGVALPHTALALPYGGDDISRCLLWVQQRHRTWPNFKTDPMKKPIDMLMLNKIKEGYSQIRSGSYDAVSVVHSYEHEKSVGHQKTRLSALSVPPMGLLYPRLLIPEEFPPPPRPWFQDCDDMLEDTWQTNDGLSGNGGLGAWDSYQMLPTRVKKFDNIGLVEAIVSSVLSTGRVDLQRKLFCSIQLVGGAASTTGLAPVLEQRVLNTIPSNQPVEKVEVLQSRRNPLFIPWKGGVILGVLDTTRDAWIHREDWIKNGIHVGSGRKYKDSYFLQSQLMCYYNS; encoded by the exons ATGGGGTTCGTCTCCTTCGTCGGGAGGGTGCTCTTCGCCTCCGTCTTCCTCCTCTCCGCCTACCAAGA GTTCAGTGAGTTTGGAACGGATGGAGGACCAGCAGCAAAGTCTCTGAAGCCCAAGTTCAACCTGTTTGTCAAGCAGGTGTCCGCCGGCATTGGGATGGCGGTGCCACACATTGAC ATCAAGTCTGTCATTGCCTTCACCATGTTTCTTAAAGCCTTTGGTGGTCTCCTTTTCATCATCAGCAGCTCGTTCGGAGCGCTCGTACTG CATCTGACAGTGGAATGCTTTAACACTAACCTTCCTGAAAGATTCCAGATATGGTGTCAG CTTGTTTACTTGGCATTCATAACCCCTGTCGTGTACGACTTCTACAACTACGAGATGGAGTCCCAGCAATTTGTCAAGCTCTTCACCATGTTTTCACAGGTTTGTTACACAAAATCTCGCTCAGCGAAAAGCTTCACCTTCTTTGATCA CGAGCTCTCACGCTTTTGTTCGCAGGATTACCTCAAGACGGTGGTGCCGTCGCAGCTCCTGGCCGAGCGCGGCTCCAACCTCGTCGTCATCAACCCAG GCTCTATGAATGTGCGCATGGGGTTCGCTAGTCAGGACGTGCCGTTCAATATACCGCACTGCATTGCCCGGCACAAGAACGATGCGCCGAAGCTGTCGGTGCGAGACCAG ATCGCTTCAATGCTCAAAATCCCATTTTTGGGTGAAGTATCTCCTTCAGAGAACCAGCCATTACCTCCTAAG ATGGGACGTCTTGATGGTCTTTCTTCACAGCAAAACAAAGATGATAGTATACTCACATGGACAGATGTGATGGACAAAAGCATCAAGGCATCCACGTCAATTG AAAGGTCAGTAAACAGTGACGCCGATGAAGATCCTTCACAAAGCACATCTGATGATGGTAACAAGTCCAACTCCGAAGAAAGCAAGTATAAGGAAATGATATTTGGAGAGGATGCTTTGAAAATCCCTCCTTCTGCACCATACTGTTTGGGTCGCCCGATCAGGAGAGGCCATTTTAATATTTCTCAGAATTATTCGTTACATCAG GTTTTAGAAGATTTGCGCACTATTTGGAACTGGATGCTGACAGAGAAGTTGCATATCAACCCAAAGGACAGACATCTATATTCTGCAATTCTTGTTCTTGGGGAAACATTTGACAACCGAG AAATGAAAGAAATGCTGTCCATTGTACTTTGCGATTTGGGGTTTAGCACGGCAGTGGTACATCAG GAAGCTCTAGCTGCGGCATTTGGGAATGGTTTGTCGACAGCTTGTGTGGTCAACATTGGTGCTCAAGTTACACAAGTAGTTTGTGTTGAG GATGGAGTAGCTTTGCCCCACACAGCTTTGGCACTTCCATATGGTGGAGAT gACATATCCAGATGCCTACTTTGGGTTCAACAACGTCATCGCACATGGCCAAACTTTAAAACCGATCCCATGAAGAAGCCTATAGATATGCTAATGCTCAACAAGATAAAAGAGGGATATAGCCAGATAAGG AGCGGAAGTTATGATGCTGTTTCTGTTGTTCATTCATATGAGCATGAAAAGTCTGTTGGGCATCAGAAGACAAGGCTGTCAGCTCTCAGC GTTCCTCCTATGGGGCTTCTTTATCCTCGGCTTCTCATTCCAGAAGAGTTCCCTCCACCTCCCCGACCTTG GTTCCAAGATTGTGATGACATGCTGGAAGATACATGGCAAACAAACGACGGTCTTTCTGGAAATGGTGGGCTTGGTGCATGGGACAGTTATCAAATGCTTCCCACTAGAGTAAAGAAGTTCGATAATATCGGCCTCGTAGAAGCCATTGTCAGCAGTGTTCTTTCAACAG GACGTGTTGACCTCCAAAGGAAGCTATTCTGTAGTATTCAGCTG GTTGGTGGTGCAGCTTCAACAACAGGTCTTGCACCAGTTCTCGAACAAAG GGTTCTTAATACTATTCCATCAAATCAACCCGTTGAGAAGGTTGAG GTATTACAGTCAAGGAGGAATCCATTGTTTATCCCATGGAAAGGTGGAGTG ATTTTGGGCGTCCTTGATACTACCCGTGATGCTTGGATCCATAGAGAAGATTGGATTAAAAATGGCATTCACGTTGGGAGTGGCAGAAAATATAAGGATTCCTATTTTCTTCAGTCGCAGCTGATGTGTTACTACAATTCATAA